The sequence GCGGCCGGGGAAGCCGGCTTTAACACGGTCGGCATCAACAAAACGGAACTGTTTGACCCCGTCTTCTCCATCATCTATTTCCCGTACCACGTGGCGGAGTCCTGCGACAACCACCGGTACAATCGATATGTTCTCGACGGTGTCTCCGGGCGGGTTTTGCACCACACGCATCCGCTGCACGAGAAGAAGCTGCACGACGGACACAGGCCGGATATCGGCTTCGAATCGCAGCTTCAGGCGGAGGGTTTCGGCTGGACGGATACCCTCCCGGGCATGGTACCGGACGAAACGCGCCACGAGGGCGATGAGGAGACGAAACCGTCCGAGGTTCAATCGCTCGAGTTCGGGGCTCTGGGCGTCGAGTTCCATCGATGTCCGACCTGCGGCGAGGATCTGCCCGATCGTCAGTCCCATATGTACATCTGCCGCAACTGCCATGAGATGGTTCTGCTGGAACGCTCGCTGGTGCCGGTTCGGGGGATCGCGCGGACGGCTTTCGACGATCGCCGCGGTGACAAGCTCTTTCCGTTCTGGTCCTTCACTATTACCGAGGAGACCGGCGCGCCGATAAAGCGGCTCTTCGCCGGTATTTTCGGTTCCGACCGGATTATCATTCCGGCCTTCAGGATGCCCAATTTCGAGGCGACGTACCGGCTGGCCAGACGTATATCGACCGCCGCTCCCAAACTCGAGTTTGTGCCGGTCGAAGACGTCGACAGCCGCTTCGTGCCGGTTGACGTCGGACCGAACGGCGCGCTGACGACTGCTCACGTGGTGGTCTATCGCGAGATGCTGTCGCGGGACCAGAACAGCTCACCTGAGGATGTAGCCTTCAGTCCGGGGGAAGCGAGCCTCGTTTATGCCTCGTTCCATCCGGAGAGCTACTTCTACGTCGATTCCATTCTGGGAGCCGTCACGTTCGAGAAGAGCCTGGTCTGATTTCACGGCGGCCGGACCGCAACGACGCTCCGCGGCACCAGATGCCTTGACACCACGGGCGCGGCGCATATATTTACCCAAATGAGCCTGGTCAAACTCTTCCCGGTAGCCGCATCGCTGGCTCTTCTGCTGCTCCTTGTGAGCCCCCTTATGGCACAGGAATCTGCGACTTCGTCCGGCCAGCCGTCGGAAAGCGCTACTCTCGGAGATACGGCGTCCGGCGCGGACGAGGAGGCGGCTGCTTCGGAATCGGTCGAGGAAGCTGAGCAGCTCCCGCCCGGGGTGGGTGATTTTCTCTTTACGGGGAAGTTCCTGGCCTTTCTGATCGTAACGCTGATGGGCGTGGCGCTGTTGCTCGGCCGCTGGGTGAGACTCTGGGTTCGGCTGGCAATGCTGGCCGTCGCCTTTGTCCTGTTCGGTCTTGATTTCTTCTTTCCCCTTCATCCCAGCCCGATGTGTGGAGTGACGAAGCTGTTTATGTTCAAGATCACCCATGGCACGTTCTTTCCGCAATTTACCGCGGTCTTTCTGGCCATGTTTATTCCGAGCCTGGTCGGGCGAAAGCTCTTCTGTGGCTGGGTGTGCCCGCTGGGAGCGTTGCAGGAGCTGATCAACCGCGTGCCGTTCAGGTATCGCTGGAAGCAGTTTGACTTCACGGTGTTCAACAGCATCCGCATGGCCCTGCTGGTGATGTTTGTACTGACCATTTTCGCCGTCAAGGCTCAGGTGGGGCTCCTGGCCGATAACCTCGGTGCGGACGCCTCGTCCGGTCTGTGGGCGGCCTTTTCCGCCTACAGCGTGTATGAGCCGGTCAATTTCTTTGAACTGCTGCACTGGAACGTCGATACGACGTTTGTCGTGACGTTCATCATCCTTGTGGTCG comes from Acidobacteriota bacterium and encodes:
- a CDS encoding 4Fe-4S binding protein produces the protein MSLVKLFPVAASLALLLLLVSPLMAQESATSSGQPSESATLGDTASGADEEAAASESVEEAEQLPPGVGDFLFTGKFLAFLIVTLMGVALLLGRWVRLWVRLAMLAVAFVLFGLDFFFPLHPSPMCGVTKLFMFKITHGTFFPQFTAVFLAMFIPSLVGRKLFCGWVCPLGALQELINRVPFRYRWKQFDFTVFNSIRMALLVMFVLTIFAVKAQVGLLADNLGADASSGLWAAFSAYSVYEPVNFFELLHWNVDTTFVVTFIILVVVSLMLYRPFCYAVCPIGALTWLLEKIAPGRVRVDHAKCNQCGICVDKSPCPTIAKLIDKTTRVAPDCTSCGECLNTCNRDAIHFRFRA